A single region of the Psychrobacter alimentarius genome encodes:
- a CDS encoding M48 family metallopeptidase, with protein MTTLKYIAHYSEQIQTQAALLISDGRLGEYLEKKYPNQHEIKSDKALYQHINEIKNQYMRNVGPLSNVSYSSKLAVLKNALGIHTTQSRVQGSKFKSHNSIMVASLFKEAPPEFLRMIIVHELAHFKEHDHNKSFYQLCCHMEPDYHQFELDTRLWLHWREQ; from the coding sequence GTGACAACATTAAAATATATCGCTCATTATTCTGAGCAAATACAGACGCAAGCGGCGCTGCTAATCAGCGATGGGAGGCTGGGTGAGTATTTAGAAAAAAAGTACCCAAATCAACATGAAATAAAAAGTGACAAAGCACTGTATCAGCATATCAATGAGATAAAAAATCAGTATATGCGTAACGTCGGCCCTTTATCCAATGTCAGTTATAGTAGTAAGTTAGCCGTGCTGAAAAATGCGCTAGGTATTCATACCACTCAGTCTCGAGTACAAGGCAGTAAATTCAAATCACACAATAGCATCATGGTGGCTAGCCTATTTAAGGAAGCGCCGCCTGAGTTTTTACGGATGATTATTGTCCATGAATTGGCGCACTTCAAAGAGCATGATCATAACAAATCCTTTTATCAATTATGCTGCCATATGGAACCGGACTATCATCAGTTTGAATTAGATACTCGCTTATGGTTGCACTGGCGAGAGCAATAA
- a CDS encoding outer membrane protein assembly factor BamE translates to MKKSVYRYSLLVTTALLFTAGCTQKNIMPTWHLTPGAQHGSVDANNLVFPDAQKAWQKGGTIATQDDIAKIKVGTTKDEIYKLIGTPHFSEGFNAREWDYILKFYDANNNVDTCQYKIIFDNTYEGRMRDDEFGATEFYWQPASCAKYSQIIR, encoded by the coding sequence ATGAAAAAATCTGTATATCGTTATAGCTTGTTAGTCACGACCGCTTTACTATTCACAGCGGGTTGTACTCAAAAAAATATCATGCCAACTTGGCATTTGACGCCTGGTGCTCAGCATGGTTCAGTGGATGCCAACAATCTTGTGTTTCCTGATGCACAAAAGGCATGGCAAAAAGGTGGCACTATTGCCACTCAAGATGATATTGCTAAGATCAAAGTGGGCACGACCAAAGATGAGATTTATAAATTAATCGGTACACCGCACTTTAGCGAAGGTTTTAATGCTCGTGAATGGGATTATATTCTCAAGTTTTATGATGCCAATAACAACGTAGACACTTGCCAATATAAAATCATCTTTGATAATACCTATGAAGGTCGTATGCGTGATGATGAGTTTGGTGCTACTGAGTTTTATTGGCAGCCAGCTTCTTGTGCCAAATATAGTCAAATCATTCGCTAG
- a CDS encoding YadA-like family protein — translation MNRSYKVIWNQSLNCFMAVAEYAKSRGKSSSNVVSSSTVTVSDGKAVGGVRLLRLSALSMGLISAGLSMQVMAAPSDSDMIAQNTADITINRDAIAINTSDITTNRNAIATNTNDIATNRNAIATNAGNIDTNKTNIAANTNAISTNTTNIAEVRRIASAGWNISAEGGTPANVPSGGTVDFSSDPNLVVSRNGTNLTFGLANNIAVESLTITNGPSITSAGINAGNKKITNVGDGEISATSMDVINGRQINKLLFESGTAEGIRYFRANTILPDAMADGLDSVAIGPEAKTTEFGESAIALGQSATAGGESEGGEGAIAIGRNSSAQGNSSLALGDAAQVTGASDATAIGKSARASAGNATAVGANSVASGSGSFAAGYNARAEAANTLAAGTGAYAGTARSIALGSGAGVGTVGNLAGDRTDHIALGTNAGTDVVGNRTTAIGYNAGQNVIGDDNVAFGTEAGSRLTGDNNVSIGANANNVAESRSQSVAIGNSSRAGTNSVALGSNASAAGDETVALGKDAQAGVNGVALGALATAEGSNIALGRNSQALNTDAMGSGYLTGSSRPESVISVGSSVVGGEFQRRIVNVADGSQRYDAVNVGQLKLAQDSITPLIGGGVVFDEATGTYSGITIDNTQYNSVADAIAGAVNGQISSAALPEDVVRYQGTGSDRRISNVAKGQAATDVVNVGQLNEAITENGTKYFSVNTVNTANRQNDGASGADALAIGPAAVAGGNSSLSVGHTAVVDSGARSGVAIGNNVNAKAVNSTAIGNNGTAAYGQGGIAVGQQAVSQGRNSIVMGTGAEADFQSGSTVDNAIVIGTRAEVTANNGIAIGEQSLSAATRATAQGFNAKALAVDSQAFGTNSETTGINSQARGTSASASGRNAQASGTNAAASGTSAVANGTDAKGLGTDSIAIGTSAVSGFAPLTSEEAARNRGSIAIGDRSTASELNALALGVLTRAEAESATAIGDRAVASANKSLAVGFDSDATAQNASAFGQSAQALAMDSLALGSGARATATNATAIGRGAEAVNARSVALGDGARTQAAVGTSDATIDRVTYTYAGTTPIATVSVGTLEGEKRTITNVAAGRVSDTSTDAINGSQLFRTNQAVTSLGNNLDTVGQSVASSLGGTSSYNTDNHTVSTRLQINGNNYTTVQQAVQYAASGWNVSANGAASQNIAPNGTVDFRNTDSNIAITRTGSNLTFNLSPNLNLGSTGSVTTGNTVINNEGVRVANGANVATLTTAGTSVTNGANTSSYGANGLTITNGPSVTSTGINAAGSRVTNVANGTANTDAANFGQVKAAKTQVAAGTNVTNVAETTGTNGESIYTVNADKSTVSGGSNAVTVTAGTKNANNVTDYAVDLSVDTKTSLSKADTAVQTVSSNDLNLTATKTGNNVVFDFADAPTFTGVVKGNGFDASGVKIVNVADGSIAANSKEAINGGQLFTTADSVKTVIGGNAVNRGGVVTTTNIGGTGADTIDGAITNVRQTATRAKTTVTQGENIVVTETTDALTGASNYEVKTARDLDIDSVTAKDGNGNVTTLTATGTNVMDIDGNSNNSTVLGNTITNGSNVSTLTAAGTNVTDGTNTSNYGANGFVATDGNGNSTLVNQTGLSFTDANGATGPSITADGIDAGSQIMANVADGSIAANSKEAINGGQLFTTADSVKTVIGGNAVNRGGVVTTTNIGGTGADTIDGAITNVRQTATRAKTTVTQGENIVVTETTDALTGASNYEVKTARDLDIDSVTAKDGNGNVTTLTATGTNVMDIDGNSNNSTVLGNTITNGSNVSTLTAAGTNVTDGTNTSNYGANGFVATDGNGNTGRYNAGSTILTDDSGNTNASAAIGNAILDDSGNVNLSGAIGNALFDQAGNANLSGAQGNVVFDNAGNRAATSATGTNVTDGTNTSNYGANGFVATDGNGNSTLVNQTGLSFTDANGATGPSITADGIDAGSQIMANVADGSIAANSKEAINGGQLFTTADSVKTVIGGNAVNRGGVVTTTNIGGTGADTIDGAITNVRQTATRAKTTVTQGENIVVTETTDALTGASNYEVKTARDLDIDSVTAKDGNGNVTTLTATGTNVMDIDGNSNNSTVLGNTITNGSNVSTLTAAGTNVTDGTNTSNYGANGFVATDGNGNTGRYNAGSTILTDDSGNTNASAAIGNAILDDSGNVNLSGAIGNALFDQAGNANLSGAQGNVVFDNAGNRAATSATGTNVTDGTNTSNYGANGFVATDGNGNSTLVNQTGLSFTDANGATGPSITADGIDAGSQIMANVADGSIAVNSKEAINGGQLFTTADSVKTVIGGNAVNRGGVVTTTNIGGTGADTIDGAITNVRQTATRAKTTVTQGENIVVTETTDALTGASNYEVKTARDLDIDSVTAKDGNGNVTTLTATGTNVMDIDGNSNNSTVLGNTITNGSNVSTLTAAGTNVTDGTNTSNYGANGFVATDGNGNSTLVNQTGLSFTDANGATGPSITAAGIDAGNRTISNVANGVADNDAATFGQLQASNSAADAKTDALGVSTAANLGGAASYNAVTGTVSAPTYTLDDGNNTETNITVNNVGAALGNLDNRTTSNTAAINQGFNISAGGTTDNVQLGETVDFTNTDGNLVVSSNGANGINYNLAQNIDLGVTGSIRTGNTVTNNSGVRIDDGNGNVTAMTATGTNVTDGTNTSNYGANGLMIVGGPSVTSTGINAGNRTISNVADGVAANDAATKGQVDAVSNGLTDLTAGAVQYDKNADGTVNKGSITLGGGAAGTTITNVKAGNVSAGSTDAVNGSQLHNLGNGVASIIGGDAALDASGNLTASNIGGTGKGNISDAIAAVNQSNAQANENIQANTDRLDAGLSFGADSGATISKPIGDTTALKFEGGNNITTTATSSGIKFDLNGNIDVDNITADTVTTGNTTVNNTGVTIKDGPSMTTAGINAGDKTITGVADGIEVNDAVNLGQLTALDNKLSNSVNELGYKINEVEDDANAGISAAMAMSSLPQAYIPGKSMVGGGIATYNGQSAVAIGVSKVSDNGRWVIKVNGTADTQGNAGGAVGAGFHF, via the coding sequence ATGAATCGTAGCTATAAAGTTATTTGGAATCAATCACTAAACTGTTTTATGGCCGTTGCAGAATATGCAAAGAGCCGAGGTAAGTCATCTAGCAACGTTGTTAGCTCCAGTACAGTAACTGTATCTGATGGTAAAGCTGTAGGAGGTGTGAGATTACTACGCCTAAGTGCATTGAGTATGGGGCTGATTAGTGCTGGGTTAAGCATGCAAGTGATGGCAGCTCCCAGCGACTCAGATATGATTGCTCAAAACACGGCTGATATTACAATCAATAGAGATGCGATTGCTATCAATACTAGTGATATTACCACTAATAGAAATGCGATTGCTACTAACACAAATGATATTGCCACTAATAGAAATGCCATTGCTACTAATGCAGGCAATATCGATACTAATAAAACAAATATAGCTGCCAATACCAATGCGATTAGCACTAATACCACCAATATTGCCGAAGTCAGAAGAATCGCCAGTGCTGGTTGGAATATTAGTGCTGAAGGTGGAACACCAGCCAATGTACCTTCTGGCGGAACAGTTGATTTTAGCAGTGATCCCAACTTAGTGGTGAGCCGTAACGGCACTAACCTTACATTCGGCTTGGCCAATAATATTGCGGTTGAAAGTTTGACTATAACAAATGGACCTAGCATCACAAGTGCAGGTATCAATGCTGGTAATAAAAAAATAACCAACGTCGGTGATGGTGAAATTTCTGCTACCAGCATGGATGTGATTAATGGTCGTCAGATTAACAAACTGCTTTTTGAATCGGGTACCGCGGAAGGTATCAGATATTTCCGCGCAAATACCATTCTTCCTGACGCAATGGCAGATGGGCTTGATTCTGTTGCTATTGGTCCCGAAGCGAAGACCACTGAGTTTGGTGAAAGCGCTATTGCCCTTGGTCAAAGTGCTACAGCAGGTGGTGAAAGTGAAGGCGGAGAAGGTGCTATTGCTATTGGTCGTAATAGCAGTGCTCAAGGCAATAGTAGCCTAGCATTAGGAGATGCTGCACAGGTAACAGGAGCATCAGATGCCACAGCAATTGGTAAGAGCGCACGTGCGAGTGCTGGTAATGCCACGGCTGTGGGGGCTAACTCTGTCGCATCTGGTAGCGGTAGTTTCGCTGCAGGCTACAATGCTAGAGCAGAAGCAGCCAATACTTTAGCGGCAGGCACAGGCGCCTACGCAGGCACTGCGCGTAGTATTGCATTGGGTAGTGGCGCTGGTGTCGGTACAGTCGGCAACCTTGCTGGAGATCGTACTGATCATATTGCGCTTGGTACCAACGCTGGCACTGACGTAGTAGGTAACCGAACCACTGCAATTGGATACAATGCTGGACAGAATGTAATAGGTGATGACAACGTTGCATTCGGCACTGAAGCTGGGAGCCGCTTGACTGGGGATAATAACGTTTCTATCGGTGCTAACGCTAATAATGTAGCTGAAAGTCGGTCACAGTCTGTTGCAATTGGCAATAGCTCGCGTGCTGGTACGAACTCAGTAGCACTTGGTAGTAATGCTAGTGCTGCAGGTGATGAGACAGTAGCACTAGGTAAAGATGCTCAAGCGGGGGTTAATGGTGTTGCGCTTGGTGCGCTTGCAACGGCCGAGGGAAGCAATATTGCATTAGGCCGCAATTCGCAAGCGTTGAATACGGATGCGATGGGGAGCGGCTATTTGACTGGCAGTTCTAGGCCCGAATCAGTGATATCTGTAGGTAGTTCGGTAGTAGGCGGAGAGTTTCAACGCCGTATTGTGAATGTTGCAGATGGTTCGCAAAGATACGATGCTGTTAACGTAGGGCAGCTCAAACTTGCTCAAGACTCTATAACGCCGCTTATAGGAGGAGGCGTTGTTTTTGACGAAGCTACAGGCACGTACAGTGGTATCACTATCGATAATACACAATACAACAGTGTTGCAGATGCCATTGCAGGGGCAGTTAACGGGCAAATCAGCTCAGCTGCATTGCCAGAAGATGTGGTCCGCTATCAAGGAACCGGAAGTGATCGTCGAATCTCAAATGTAGCAAAAGGGCAGGCAGCAACTGATGTGGTTAACGTTGGTCAGTTGAATGAAGCTATTACAGAGAACGGTACGAAATACTTTAGTGTCAATACTGTTAATACAGCCAACAGACAAAATGATGGTGCTAGCGGGGCTGATGCTTTAGCTATTGGGCCTGCTGCCGTTGCTGGAGGAAACTCATCGCTTTCTGTAGGTCATACTGCTGTAGTGGACTCAGGTGCAAGAAGCGGTGTTGCGATCGGTAACAATGTTAATGCTAAAGCTGTGAACTCAACTGCAATAGGTAATAATGGTACAGCGGCTTATGGTCAAGGTGGGATCGCAGTAGGACAGCAAGCAGTCAGTCAAGGTCGAAATTCTATCGTCATGGGGACAGGTGCTGAGGCTGATTTTCAGTCTGGCAGTACAGTAGATAACGCTATTGTTATTGGTACACGTGCTGAGGTCACTGCCAATAATGGCATCGCTATTGGTGAGCAGTCATTATCAGCTGCCACAAGGGCAACAGCCCAAGGCTTTAACGCAAAAGCATTAGCGGTGGACTCACAAGCATTCGGTACTAATTCTGAAACTACTGGAATCAATTCTCAAGCAAGGGGTACCAGTGCAAGCGCCAGTGGTCGAAACGCACAGGCAAGCGGCACTAATGCCGCTGCTAGTGGCACCAGTGCTGTTGCCAATGGTACTGATGCAAAAGGCTTAGGTACAGATAGTATTGCTATAGGAACCAGTGCGGTATCTGGTTTTGCACCTTTGACATCAGAGGAGGCTGCTCGAAATCGTGGCAGTATTGCAATTGGAGATCGTTCAACTGCTAGTGAGCTTAATGCTTTGGCATTGGGTGTGTTGACCCGCGCTGAAGCTGAATCTGCGACTGCCATAGGTGATAGAGCAGTGGCTTCTGCTAATAAGTCGCTGGCAGTCGGTTTTGACTCAGACGCTACGGCACAAAACGCATCAGCTTTTGGTCAAAGTGCTCAGGCGCTAGCGATGGATTCATTAGCTTTAGGCTCTGGGGCTCGTGCTACCGCTACTAATGCTACTGCTATCGGCCGTGGGGCAGAAGCCGTCAATGCACGATCTGTTGCACTAGGTGATGGTGCAAGAACTCAGGCAGCTGTTGGTACATCAGATGCAACAATTGACCGTGTCACTTATACTTATGCAGGCACTACTCCCATAGCAACCGTGAGTGTGGGTACGTTAGAAGGTGAAAAACGCACAATTACCAATGTTGCTGCTGGACGTGTAAGTGATACGAGTACTGACGCTATAAATGGCAGTCAGCTATTCCGTACCAATCAAGCCGTTACTTCATTAGGCAATAATTTGGATACGGTGGGTCAGAGTGTCGCAAGCTCTCTAGGCGGTACTTCTTCTTACAATACTGATAACCATACGGTTTCTACAAGATTGCAAATAAATGGTAATAACTACACGACCGTTCAACAAGCAGTTCAATATGCTGCTTCGGGCTGGAATGTGAGCGCTAACGGTGCTGCATCGCAGAATATTGCGCCAAATGGCACAGTTGATTTTAGAAATACTGATAGCAACATTGCTATTACACGTACTGGATCCAACCTTACGTTCAACTTGTCGCCAAACCTCAATCTTGGTTCTACTGGTAGTGTGACTACAGGTAATACAGTTATAAATAATGAAGGTGTTAGAGTGGCAAATGGTGCTAACGTTGCTACCCTAACTACAGCAGGCACTAGTGTTACCAATGGCGCTAATACCAGCAGTTATGGTGCTAATGGTCTAACGATTACTAATGGACCAAGTGTAACCTCTACTGGTATCAATGCAGCTGGCAGTAGGGTTACCAATGTGGCTAACGGCACTGCTAATACTGATGCTGCAAACTTTGGCCAAGTCAAAGCAGCGAAGACGCAAGTAGCGGCAGGTACTAACGTTACTAATGTAGCAGAAACAACAGGCACTAATGGTGAAAGCATCTATACTGTCAACGCTGACAAATCGACCGTTTCTGGTGGATCAAATGCAGTTACAGTCACAGCTGGCACCAAAAACGCCAATAATGTGACTGACTATGCAGTAGATCTAAGTGTAGATACCAAAACCAGTCTAAGTAAAGCAGACACAGCGGTACAGACTGTCAGCTCTAATGACCTCAATCTAACAGCAACTAAGACAGGCAATAATGTTGTGTTTGACTTTGCTGATGCCCCAACCTTTACTGGTGTGGTTAAAGGCAATGGTTTCGATGCGAGTGGCGTTAAGATTGTTAATGTGGCTGATGGAAGCATTGCCGCGAACAGCAAAGAAGCTATCAACGGCGGTCAGCTGTTTACAACGGCAGATTCTGTTAAGACCGTTATCGGCGGTAATGCTGTGAACAGAGGCGGTGTGGTCACCACAACCAACATCGGTGGTACTGGTGCTGACACCATTGACGGTGCCATCACCAACGTAAGACAAACTGCTACCAGAGCGAAGACCACCGTGACTCAAGGCGAAAACATCGTCGTTACTGAAACCACGGATGCTCTAACAGGGGCTAGTAACTATGAAGTCAAAACTGCTCGTGATCTTGATATCGATAGCGTGACTGCAAAAGATGGTAACGGCAACGTGACCACGCTTACAGCAACTGGCACGAATGTGATGGACATTGATGGTAACAGCAATAACAGCACAGTATTGGGCAATACCATTACCAATGGTAGCAACGTTAGCACCTTAACGGCAGCAGGCACCAACGTCACTGATGGCACAAACACTAGCAACTATGGTGCCAATGGCTTTGTGGCAACAGATGGTAACGGTAACAGCACGCTTGTGAACCAAACAGGCCTAAGCTTTACTGATGCCAACGGTGCCACAGGTCCAAGCATCACAGCTGATGGTATCGATGCAGGCAGCCAAATTATGGCCAATGTGGCTGATGGAAGCATTGCCGCGAACAGCAAAGAAGCTATCAACGGCGGTCAGCTGTTTACAACGGCAGATTCTGTTAAGACCGTTATCGGCGGTAATGCTGTGAACAGAGGCGGTGTGGTCACCACAACCAACATCGGTGGTACTGGTGCTGACACCATTGACGGTGCCATCACCAACGTAAGACAAACTGCTACCAGAGCGAAGACCACCGTGACTCAAGGCGAAAACATCGTCGTTACTGAAACCACGGATGCTCTAACAGGGGCTAGTAACTATGAAGTCAAAACTGCTCGTGATCTTGATATCGATAGCGTGACTGCAAAAGATGGTAACGGCAACGTGACCACGCTTACAGCAACTGGCACGAATGTGATGGACATTGATGGTAACAGCAATAACAGCACAGTATTGGGCAATACCATTACCAATGGTAGCAACGTTAGCACCTTAACGGCAGCAGGCACCAACGTCACTGATGGCACAAACACTAGCAACTATGGTGCCAATGGCTTTGTGGCAACAGATGGTAACGGTAATACTGGCAGATATAATGCTGGCAGTACCATATTGACCGATGACTCAGGCAATACTAATGCAAGCGCTGCTATCGGTAACGCCATACTTGATGATTCGGGTAACGTTAACCTAAGTGGCGCCATCGGTAACGCTCTATTTGATCAAGCAGGCAATGCCAATCTGAGCGGCGCACAAGGTAATGTTGTCTTTGATAATGCAGGCAATAGAGCGGCTACCTCAGCCACAGGCACCAACGTCACTGATGGCACAAACACTAGCAACTATGGTGCCAATGGCTTTGTGGCAACAGATGGTAATGGTAACAGCACGCTTGTGAACCAAACAGGCCTAAGCTTCACTGATGCCAACGGTGCCACAGGTCCAAGCATCACAGCTGATGGTATCGATGCAGGCAGCCAAATTATGGCCAATGTGGCTGATGGAAGCATTGCCGCGAACAGCAAAGAAGCTATCAACGGCGGTCAGCTGTTTACAACGGCAGATTCTGTTAAGACCGTTATCGGCGGTAATGCTGTGAACAGAGGCGGTGTGGTCACCACAACCAACATCGGTGGTACTGGTGCTGACACCATTGACGGTGCCATCACCAACGTAAGACAAACTGCTACCAGAGCGAAGACCACCGTGACTCAAGGCGAAAACATCGTCGTTACTGAAACCACGGATGCTCTAACAGGGGCTAGTAACTATGAAGTCAAAACTGCTCGTGATCTTGATATCGATAGCGTGACTGCAAAAGATGGTAACGGCAACGTGACCACGCTTACAGCAACTGGCACGAATGTGATGGACATTGATGGTAACAGCAATAACAGCACAGTATTGGGCAATACCATTACCAATGGTAGCAACGTTAGCACCTTAACGGCAGCAGGCACCAACGTCACTGATGGCACAAACACTAGCAACTATGGTGCCAATGGCTTTGTGGCAACAGATGGTAACGGTAATACTGGCAGATACAATGCTGGCAGTACCATATTGACCGATGACTCAGGCAATACTAATGCAAGCGCTGCTATCGGTAACGCCATACTTGATGATTCGGGTAACGTTAACCTAAGTGGCGCCATCGGTAACGCTCTATTTGATCAAGCAGGCAATGCCAATCTGAGCGGCGCACAAGGTAATGTTGTCTTTGATAATGCAGGCAATAGAGCGGCTACCTCAGCCACAGGCACCAACGTCACTGATGGCACAAACACTAGCAACTATGGTGCCAATGGCTTTGTGGCAACAGATGGTAATGGTAACAGCACGCTTGTGAACCAAACAGGCCTAAGCTTCACTGATGCCAACGGTGCCACAGGTCCAAGCATCACAGCTGATGGTATCGATGCAGGCAGCCAAATTATGGCCAATGTGGCTGATGGAAGCATTGCCGTGAACAGCAAAGAAGCTATCAACGGCGGTCAGCTGTTTACAACGGCAGATTCTGTTAAGACCGTTATCGGCGGTAATGCTGTGAACAGAGGCGGTGTGGTCACCACAACCAACATCGGTGGTACTGGTGCTGACACCATTGACGGTGCCATCACCAACGTAAGACAAACTGCTACCAGAGCGAAGACCACCGTGACTCAAGGCGAAAACATCGTCGTTACTGAAACCACGGATGCTCTAACAGGGGCTAGTAACTATGAAGTCAAAACTGCTCGTGATCTTGATATCGATAGCGTGACTGCAAAAGATGGTAACGGCAACGTGACCACGCTTACAGCAACTGGCACGAATGTGATGGACATTGATGGTAACAGCAATAACAGCACAGTATTGGGCAATACCATTACCAATGGTAGCAACGTTAGCACCTTAACGGCAGCAGGCACCAACGTCACTGATGGCACAAACACTAGCAACTATGGTGCCAATGGCTTTGTGGCAACAGATGGTAACGGTAACAGCACGCTTGTGAACCAAACAGGCCTAAGCTTTACTGATGCCAACGGTGCTACAGGCCCAAGCATCACAGCTGCTGGTATCGATGCAGGCAATCGTACCATCTCTAACGTTGCCAATGGTGTAGCAGACAATGATGCGGCTACTTTCGGTCAGCTACAGGCGTCAAACAGTGCTGCTGATGCTAAAACAGATGCACTAGGAGTTAGCACAGCAGCCAACTTAGGCGGTGCAGCTAGTTACAATGCAGTGACTGGTACAGTCAGTGCACCAACCTACACACTGGATGATGGAAACAACACCGAAACAAACATTACCGTTAACAACGTGGGCGCTGCATTAGGTAATTTAGATAATCGTACTACAAGCAACACTGCAGCGATCAATCAAGGCTTTAATATTAGTGCTGGTGGTACAACTGACAATGTTCAATTGGGTGAAACTGTTGACTTTACTAATACCGACGGTAACTTAGTAGTCAGTAGTAATGGTGCTAATGGCATCAACTATAACCTAGCGCAAAACATTGACCTTGGTGTCACTGGAAGTATTAGAACAGGCAACACTGTGACCAATAATTCAGGCGTTAGAATTGACGATGGCAATGGTAATGTCACAGCTATGACGGCCACAGGCACCAACGTTACTGATGGTACAAATACCAGCAACTATGGCGCGAATGGTTTGATGATTGTTGGCGGACCAAGCGTCACATCTACTGGTATTAATGCAGGTAATCGCACTATTTCCAATGTCGCCGATGGCGTGGCAGCTAATGATGCTGCTACTAAAGGCCAGGTAGATGCTGTATCAAATGGTTTGACTGATTTAACAGCGGGTGCAGTTCAATATGACAAAAACGCTGATGGTACAGTCAATAAAGGTAGCATTACTTTAGGTGGCGGCGCTGCAGGTACAACGATCACCAATGTTAAAGCAGGTAACGTTAGTGCGGGTAGTACAGATGCTGTCAACGGCAGTCAGTTGCATAATCTTGGAAATGGTGTGGCGAGTATCATTGGTGGTGATGCGGCACTTGATGCGTCAGGCAACCTAACTGCTAGCAATATTGGCGGAACTGGCAAAGGCAATATCAGTGATGCTATTGCAGCAGTCAATCAAAGCAATGCTCAAGCCAATGAAAACATTCAAGCCAATACAGACAGACTGGATGCAGGGTTAAGCTTCGGTGCTGATAGTGGCGCTACTATCAGTAAGCCGATTGGCGATACGACAGCATTGAAGTTTGAAGGTGGTAACAACATCACGACAACCGCTACCAGCAGTGGCATCAAGTTTGATTTGAATGGCAATATCGATGTGGATAACATCACAGCTGATACAGTTACTACTGGTAATACAACGGTCAATAATACGGGCGTGACCATCAAAGATGGTCCGAGTATGACAACAGCAGGTATCAACGCAGGTGATAAAACCATTACTGGTGTTGCTGATGGTATCGAGGTTAATGATGCGGTCAATCTTGGTCAATTAACTGCACTTGATAATAAGCTGAGCAATAGTGTCAATGAGTTGGGTTATAAGATTAACGAAGTAGAAGATGACGCAAATGCAGGTATTTCAGCTGCCATGGCAATGTCTTCACTACCGCAAGCTTATATCCCTGGTAAGTCAATGGTTGGCGGTGGTATCGCCACTTACAACGGCCAGAGTGCAGTTGCAATTGGTGTGTCCAAAGTATCTGATAATGGCCGCTGGGTAATCAAGGTAAATGGTACAGCAGATACCCAAGGAAATGCAGGCGGCGCAGTTGGTGCAGGCTTCCATTTCTAA
- a CDS encoding DMT family transporter, which yields MSDVSKQQTSHNKHAWLIPFTCLLVGGALIGISTNLAKYANEIGVTPLAFLFWSITGAAIILLVVAIIKKELPPLTARSFEYYFVAALVSVAGSNLLLFSAIPHVGASFVALIVSLPPLLTYLGALMLRMERFNIIRALGVAAALTGAGVLAVRKFSAPDASIVWILLALCGPVLLAVGNIYRTLRWPDQASPNALAPGMLIAAALLLFMCSALPDFSVHVSLTGWLPFGVIVVQAGLFAGQFLLLFVLQKTGGPVLLSLLGSVGAVVGVPVAIFLQGENPPAGLFLGASLIALGVALVTWGGVKMSAKIVKK from the coding sequence ATGAGTGATGTGTCAAAACAGCAGACAAGTCACAATAAGCACGCATGGCTTATCCCTTTTACGTGCTTGTTGGTTGGGGGCGCGCTAATAGGTATCTCTACCAATTTGGCAAAATATGCGAATGAGATAGGGGTCACGCCGCTGGCTTTTTTATTTTGGTCAATCACAGGCGCAGCCATTATTTTATTGGTAGTGGCGATCATCAAAAAAGAATTACCTCCTTTAACGGCGCGCAGCTTCGAGTATTATTTTGTCGCCGCTCTGGTCAGTGTTGCCGGTTCTAATTTATTGCTATTTTCTGCTATTCCGCATGTTGGTGCCAGCTTCGTTGCGTTAATTGTCTCGCTGCCTCCGTTGCTCACTTATCTGGGTGCACTAATGCTGCGTATGGAACGCTTTAATATTATCCGTGCGTTGGGTGTGGCAGCAGCACTGACTGGGGCAGGAGTACTGGCTGTGCGTAAGTTTTCAGCACCAGATGCCAGTATCGTTTGGATTTTGCTGGCACTTTGTGGGCCTGTTCTTTTGGCAGTTGGCAATATATACCGCACGTTACGCTGGCCTGACCAAGCATCGCCGAATGCCTTAGCTCCTGGTATGTTAATAGCGGCTGCGTTACTGCTGTTTATGTGTAGCGCGTTGCCTGATTTTTCAGTCCATGTGTCGTTGACAGGATGGCTGCCCTTCGGAGTGATAGTCGTGCAAGCAGGTTTGTTTGCCGGTCAGTTTTTACTGCTATTTGTGCTACAAAAGACAGGAGGCCCCGTTTTATTGAGTTTATTGGGTTCGGTTGGTGCAGTGGTTGGTGTTCCTGTGGCTATTTTTTTGCAAGGAGAGAATCCGCCGGCAGGTTTGTTTTTGGGTGCGTCATTGATCGCGCTTGGTGTGGCTTTGGTGACATGGGGCGGGGTAAAGATGTCGGCCAAGATTGTTAAAAAATAA